The stretch of DNA ATTCCCTCGTAGACAGAAAGTTCCAACATCTTTGGATCTATCATGATTAAACGAACTTCTTCTGGCGTTGATTTATACAACAAACTTAAAATCATTGTATTGACGCCAACCGACTTACCGGAACCTGTCGTACCCGCAACTAACAGGTGCGGCATTTTAGCCAAATCTACAACAACTGCTTTGCCACCAATATCTTTGCCTAACACCATAGTTAGCGGGGAAGCCGCTTTGTCAAACACATCACTGCTCATTACTTCAGATAATCGAACAATCTGACGATGTTTATTTGGGATCTCCAAACCTATATATGACTTGCCCGGTATTACTTCAACCACCCGTACACTCATTGCTGAGAGTGAGCGTGCTAAGTCTTTTGATAGACCAGAAATTTTACTAACTTTTATGCCAGGCGCTAAGTCCAGCTCAAAGCGAGTGATAACTGGTCCCGGGTAAACACCGACAACTTCAGCTTGAATATTAAAATCAAGAAGCTTCGACTCTACGAGTCTAGATACTGCCTCAAGTTCTTCCGGTGATACTGGGTTTTCTACTTTATCTGGGCGATCTAAAAGTTCTAATGACGGTAACGTAATCGGCGGTTTTTCTTGCTTTAACTCTGGAACAACAATATGTGTTGCCTTCGCGTCTGCATTTGTATCGCGCCCTGCCCCATCAGCAGATGTTTGCAATCCTTCTAACGCGCCAAGTATATCGTCATCTGATAAGTCATCATCAATCGAACTGTAACTCATTGGCGTATCAATACCTTCAATATCATCATCTTGATATTCATTTGAGTGAACAGGCTCGTCACCATACTCAAAAGGCATGTCGTCATCTAAAGATAAATCTCGTTTAGATGTTTTCGATTCCTCTACCGTTCTTTTGGGCTTATCGAATACTTTCTTGAGCATGTTCGGAATATTGCTTGAACTACTGGATAACGTAGATTCTGGAACCGACTCTTTAGTGGTTTCTTTATCCACTGCGGTATTTTGTTTCGGCATTGATTCTGTTGATTGCGTCTGGTTGTGATCTTTTAAATCTACATCATTGGCACTGTCCGACTTGTCATCTACGCTTGAAAAGAAGTTAGCAAGTATTGAGTCGTCTCTTTGTTTGTCGTTATCAACGGGAGACTGATTACTTTCCAGAAGTTCAGGCTCTGATATATCAATTGGATTAGAAGTCGCTACGTGTTTTTTTGTTGATTCTGCGTCAAGGCCTAATATAGAACGGCCGACCAAATACAATTGTATTCCACCAAGCCATGTGTACTTTCCTAACGTATCAACAACTTGCAGCCAAGATATTCCTGTCATTAAGGTAAAACCAATCATAACGGCTACCAAAAACAATAAGGTTGAGCCAGTAAAACCTAATAACGGAGACAGTAAATAGGAAATAACATCGCCAATTATACCGCCTGATGAATAATAATAGACATCATCAAAGTTCATACTGCAAATAGCTGAGAAACCAACGATGAATAACACAAAACCAATGAGTCTTAATCCTAAGGCTAAGTAATCAACTTCGACAAGATCGTGAAACTTTCGGAAAAACAACCAGCCAATTACTGATAGTATGACCGGTATAAAAAACGCTAACCACCCGAAGGTAAATAAGAGAATATCTGACAACCATGCACCAAACGCTCCACCAGCATTTTTGATAAATTCGTAATTACCCGTTTTTGTCCAGCTAGGGTCTGCGGGATCGTATGAGAAAAGAGTAATTAAAATGTAAATGGAGATCGCCCCCATTATAATGAGACCAACCTCTAAAAGGCGCTGAAATCCATTTAAAAAAGACGGTTGTTGATCAGTCAAAATTTACATCTCCAGGCTCTTTGTTATTATTGAAAAGTGTTATCGGACAGAGCTCGTCTAATCTACCAAAGAAATAACCTTTTTTCATCGCGTTTTTCGCTATTAACGTGTTATTTTTCTTGGCTAAATGTATATTGGAACGGGTCTATTTGCCTTTACCTCTTCCATTACCACATAAGTTCTTGATGCACTTACGCTTGGCAATTTTAGTAAAGTGTCTCCTAACAACTTTCTGTACGAAGACATATTTTTTACTCGGGTCTTCAATAAATAGTCAAAACTACCGGAGACTAAATGGCATTCTAAGATCTCATCTAAGGACTTTACCGCTTTCGAAAAGTCGCTAAATACATCTTGAGCTGTTTTTTCTAGTGTGATTTCAACAAAAACCAGCAGTGTTGCACCGACTGCTTCTGCATTTAATATCGCTTGGTAACCTTCTATAACCCCTGAGCGCTCTAAGCGTCTCACTCGTTCTAAACAAGGCGTTGGACTCAGTCCAATGATCTTGCTTAACTCTATATTTGAAATCCTACCGTTCTTTTGTAGTTCTACTAAAATCTTCTTATCTATTCGATCAAGTGCGCTTGTCATATCAACCCCTTTTTAAACAGGATAATATCCTGTATTTTTAAATAATACAGTTATTAATTTTGCAAATCCCACAATATAATGTCGCGAAATTTTGATAGATAAGCTATCTACTAATATAAAAGGTAAATAAGATGATTGTAGGTGTTCCTAAAGAGATTAAAAATCACGAGTACCGCGTAGGCTTAACTCCAGCGGCCGCAAAAGAATTTGTTGCTCATGGTCATAAAGTAATTATCGAAACGAATGCCGGTGCATCAATCGGCTTTTATAATGAAGACTACGTTGCTGCTGGTGCTTCTATTATTGACTCCGCAGAAGAAATATTTGCTACCGCAGATATGATCGTTAAGGTAAAAGAGCCTCAACCAAACGAATGTAAAATGTTACGCGAAGGTCAAACTTTATACACCTACTTACATTTAGCCCCAGATCCTCTACAGACTGAATTACTTGTAGCCTCAGGTGCTACCTGTATAGCCTATGAAACTGTTACCGATAACTTCGGTGGTTTACCGTTATTAGCCCCAATGAGTGAAGTAGCCGGCCGTATGTCAATTCAAGCTGGCGCACACCATTTAGAAAAAGCCCAAGGTGGCAGTGGCACTTTATTAGGCGGCGTACCTGGTGTTGCACCTGCTAAAGTTGTTGTTGTTGGTGGTGGTGTAGTTGGTACAAACGCTGCAAAGATGGCCGTTGGTATGGGAGCTGACGTAACAATTCTAGACCGCTCTTTACCTCGCTTACGTCAGTTAGACGATATTTTCCGTGGCACGGTAAAAACAGTATATTCTACGGTTGATGCATTAGATTATTACACAGCCAAAGCAGACTTAGTCGTTGGCGCTGTATTAATCCCTGGCGCGGCGGCTCCTAAGTTAATTACGAAAGAACATATCAAAAATATGAAACCGGGCTCAGTTCTTGTGGATGTTGCAATTGACCAAGGCGGATGTTTTGAAACTTCAAGAGCAACGACTCATCAAGACCCAACATATATTATTGATGATGTGGTTCATTATTGTGTTGCTAATATGCCTGGTGGCGTAGCTCGTACATCAACAATGGCTTTAAACAACGCAACATTACCATTTGGACTTGCATTAGCAAACAAGGGTCCTGTTAAAGCTATGTTAGAAGATAAGCATTTGTTGGCTGGATTAAACGTACACAAAGGTAAAGTTACTTACAAAGCGGTAGTTGATGCTTTAGGTGAGCAACTAAACCTAGAATATATGGACGCTGTTCAAGCGCTATCGTTATAAACTGATTGATAGTAATCATGTAGGTTATATCGTTTTCAATACACCTTGAAAACGAACTTCACAAAAAAGGTCAGCGAATGCTGACCTTTTTACTTTGTATAAACTGTGTGATCTAATAGTTCATACTTTTGTCGTAATTGGATAACAAATTCCTTATTGGCTTCAAGAAATGCATCAAATTCTTTAATCACTTGAGGGTACTTAATTGAAGATAACTGATAGGCATACACTTCATACTTAAAGTTCTTGTTAATTGATATTGTCGGTTGGTTTAATTTTTTAAGATAATAATTGACAACGTTGGGCTCTAAATTAATAGCGTCTAACTGCCCTCTTATTAATTGCTGAATCAACATCATTGTAGATGATGATTCATACAAGGTTACTTTACCCTCGGAGATGTCATCTAACCAAAGCGTAGGAAAAAAACCGAGTAACGTCCCAAGTACCTTCACACTGCTTCGATCGCTTAACTCTGAGTCAACCGTTATTGTCCCTGCTACAAGATCAATGACGGGCTTACTGTAGGCCAGCTTGTTTTCCGCTAACCTTGACACTATTTCAGTTTCATTCCAACGAGCGTTATCAGGGAACTTTAAATCAATATCTTTTTCAAATAACCACATACCAAATCGTTTAACGGGCATTGGATAGTAGATAAATTTATAGCCATACTCGGCAGCAAATGCGTCAAATAACTCGGTTGTAAATGTTGGCTGTTCATTAAGAAAATCAAAAAGAGGAAAGTAAGCAACATCTTCAACGCCTATAACAAGTTCTTTTACTTCTTTTTTCCGAAGAACTTCTGAATTAGTCGTTTCGTTTTCATTATTAAATTGAATGTGGCCAGAAGCATTAGGGCTGACAAATACTATTGCAAATAATAAAGCAACAGCTAATACTATTTGTCGTTCCATACCTCTCTCCGTATTCATGTTGTTTGTCTAACACTAAACCATGAATGATTAAATTTACATCAGTTTAGGGCCTTTTTATAATTTTTTGTATTTAAATTCCCATTTAGGCTTGATGTCATATAAAATTTGCCCCATTACGATACTATAAATTATTTTTGGAGTTACTTCATGAGCGCAGTACAGCATCACAACTTAATCATCCTAGGCTCAGGACCAGCTGGCTACACAGCCGCGGTTTATGCAGCAAGAGCAAACTTAAAACCAGTATTAATTACCGGTTTACAACAAGGTGGCCAACTAACGACAACCACAGAAGTAGAAAATTGGCCTGGTGATGCAAACGATTTAACCGGTCCTGTTTTAATGGAACGAATGAGAGAGCATGCAGAAAAGTTTGAAACTCAAATACTGTTTGACCATATTAATGAAGTGGATTTTTCTAAAAAACCATACACTTTAAAAGGTGATTCAGAAACTTATACCTGCGATGCATTAATTATATGTACAGGAGCCTCGGCACAATACTTAGGCTTAGAGTCAGAACAAGCATTTATGGGCCGCGGTGTTTCAGCTTGTGCAACATGCGACGGGTTCTTTTATCGTAATCAAAAAGTTGCTGTTGTTGGTGGTGGTAATACAGCTGTAGAAGAAGCTCTATATTTATCTAACATAGCTTCAGAAGTACACTTAGTGCACCGTCGTGATACATTTAGAGCGGAGAAAATTCTAGTTAACCGTCTAATGGATAAAGTAGCTAACGGTAACATTGTATTACATACGGATCGTACTCTAGACGAAGTATTGGGCGATGACATGGGCGTAACAGGTGTCCGTCTAGAAGATACGAAGTCTGGCGAAAAAGAAGAACTTGCAGTAATGGGTGTGTTTATCGCTATCGGTCATAAACCTAACACTGGCATGTTTGAAGGTAAACTAGAGATGAACAATGGTTACATCAAAATCAATAGTGGCTTAGAAGGCAACGCAACACAAACTAGTGTTGAAGGCGTTTTCGCTGCTGGTGACGTATGCGATCATATTTATCGTCAAGCTATAACTTCAGCTGGTACAGGTTGTATGGCTGCTTTAGACGCTGAGCGTTACTTAGACGCACAGTAAAAGCTAAAAAGGGCAGATTACCTGCCCTTTACTTTTCGTTAACGAGTCTATGTCTAAATCTCTCACCTACCTAACAGATGACACACAATGGTTTCCTTGTGTGAAAAATGCGTTAGACGAGCCTAGCGGTTTGCTCGCTGTGGGTGGTGATCTCTCGGTAGAACGCGTTTCTTATGCTTATCAGCATGGAATTTTCCCTTGGTACAGTGAGGGTGAGCCGCTTCTTTGGTGGTCTCCTGATCCTCGTGCAGTAATCGACCCAAACGCTATCCGAATTAATAAATCATTAAAGAAATTTTTAAAACGGTGTGATTATAAAGTTACCGTTAATCAATGTTTTGAAGATGTTATTACAATGTGCTCTCAACCTAGAGTTGATGACGGTACATGGATATTCCCCGAAATGATTAAAGCCTATACCGATTTACACTATGCGGGTTACGCGCACTCAATCGAAATTTGGCAATCATCGAATAATCAACAAATCTTAATTGGTGGATTATACGGCGTATTGGTAGGCAGTTGTTTTTGTGGGGAGTCAATGTTTTCGTTACAGCCTAATGCATCAAAAGTTGCACTTTTGTCGCTTGGCGAGCTTATTTCTCCATTTGAAAACGCTTTAATAGATTGCCAAATTGCAAATCCATATCTAATGAGTATGGGAGCTAAAACGGTATCTCGCGAGTGGTTTATTAATAGGCTAGAAAAGGCTAAGGAGAGCACAATTCCACTCTCTGTTTTTAATGCAACCGTTCTTTCGCCTGCTTGTTTGAATAAGTGATAATTGTTTTAAATGCCAAATATTAAACTCGCCGTCTCACAGCCCTTCTCTTGTAGTTATTTGCAAGGAAAAGAAGAAAGGCTGCTTTTTTATTGTGATGACATGCCGATGTCAGCCGATCTATATAGCCTCCTGCAGGCAAACGGATTTAGACGTTCAGAAGATATGGTATACAAACCTCATTGTGACGACTGCAAACAATGTCAATCAATTAGAATCCCTGTTGCCCAGTTTAACCCATCTAAAAGTCAGAAAAGAGTGTTAAACAAATGCCGTCAATTTGATGTGAAGATATCAACAGCAATATCCGACAATTATTATGAGCTATTTGAGAAATACATAAATACTCGCCACGATGATGGTACAATGTACCCAGCAGAGCCTTCTCAATTAGATAGCTTTGCAAAGTGCCAATGGTTATTACCCTATTTTATAGAGGTATATGACAATAACAGTTTAATTGCTGTTGGAATTGGTGATAAAACGGCCGATGCGTTATCTGCGGTGTACACTTTTTTTGACCCCGAATATGACAAATACTCTTTAGGGACATTTATGGTGTTAAAGCAACTTGAATTTGCATCGACTATGAATAAACAATGGCTATATTTAGGCTATTACATCCAAGCGTGCGCTAAGATGAACTACAAAACAAACTTCAAACCTTTTCAAGTGTTACATGACACAATTTGGGTTGAAGTGAAAAGCTTTTAATTAATTGTGATATTACCTTTACTTTACTAAGCTTTTTGGGCAAAATCTGCGCTTATTTTTATACGCTTAACGAAATCCCAGAGGTTATACGCTTAATGGCGAAAGAAGACGTTATTGAAATGCAAGGCACTATCTTAGATACCTTGCCTAATACTATGTTCCGTGTTGAATTAGAAAATGGTCACGTTGTGACAGCACACATTTCCGGAAAGATGCGTAAGCACTACATTCGAATTTTAACGGGTGATAAAGTCACAGTCGAGATGACTCCTTACGATTTGTCGAAGGGTCGTATCACATTCCGTGCTCGTTAATTAACAAAGTTTAATTACGATTAGATAATAAAAAACCGAGTAAAACTCGGTTTTTTTGTTTCATAAAAAGCAACTAATTAGATTCCGCAGCGACTTTCGATTTGCTGGTGAATTTAAATGATAACTCTTTTTCATTTACTTCAATTTCTACTTTGCCGCCTTCTGCTAACTCACCAAACAAAACTTCATTAGCTAACGGTTTTCTAAGTTTATCTTGAATTAGTCTAGACATAGGACGAGCACCCATATCTTTATCATAGCCGTTCTCAGCAAACCACAATCTTGCTTCGTCAGATACAAACAACTCCACCTGCTTTGCATCTAATTGTGACTGAAGCTCCACAATAAATTTATCAACAACTCGCTCGATCACCTTTTTATCTAAATGATTAAACCAAACGATGTCGTCTAAACGGTTTCTAAACTCTGGAGAAAACACCCTATTAATCTCAACCATCGCATCGGTGCTATTATCTTGTTGAGCAAAACCAATTGATTTTCTTGTCGTTTCTTGAACGCCGGCATTTGTAGTCATAACTAAAATAACGTTTCTAAAATCTGCCTTACGGCCGTTATTGTCTGTCAAAGTACCATGATCCATAACTTGTAATAGGATATTGAACACATCAGGGTGAGCTTTTTCTATTTCATCTAGTAGAACAACACAGTGCGGATGTTTTAACACCGAATCCGTGAGCAAGCCACCTTGATCAAAGCCAACATAACCCGGAGGCGCACCTATCAAACGACTTACTGCATGTGGTTCCATGTATTCCGACATATCAAATCTAACTAATTCTATGCCTAATACTTTCCCTAACTGTTTAGTCACTTCTGTTTTACCAACGCCCGTTGGGCCAGCAAACAAAAAGCTACCTACAGGTTTATTCTCATTTCCTAAGCCTGCTCGCGATAACCTAATTGCAGCGGTAAGAGCGTCTACCGCCTTGTCTTGGCCAAAAACAGCCAACTTGAGGTCTCTATCAACATTCTTTAATACATCTTTATCTGATTGCGATACAGACTTTTCAGGGATCCGAGCTATTTTTGCAATAATTTGCTCTATGGCAGAAACATTAATTTGTTTTTTACGCTTTGATTTAGGTAAAACTTTTTGATTAGCACCAGCTTCATCAATAACATCAATTGCTTTGTCGGGTAAATGACGCTCATTGATGTATCTCGCAGACAGTTCAGCTGCAGAACGAAGCGCGGCGTTGGTATATTTTACACCATGATGCTTTTCGTATTTGTCTTTTAAACCAATTAAGATCTTAGTTGTGTCTTCAACACTTGGCTCTACAACATCAATTTTTTGGAAACGGCGAACTAACGCCTTATCTTTTTCAAATATATTCCGATATTCTCCATAGGTTGTTGAACCCATGCAGCGTAACTTGCCGGCTGATAATAACGGTTTAAGCAAATTAGAGGCATCCATAACACCACCAGACGCAGCGCCGGCTCCTATAATTGTATGAATCTCATCAATAAAAAGTATGGCATGCTCTTTTGCTTGCAACTGTTTCAACAAACCTTTGAGACGTTTTTCAAAATCACCACGGTACTTAGTTCCCGCTAATAACGCACCCATATCTAATGAATATACCGTAGCGTCAGCAAGCACGTCAGGAACTTGTCCATTAACAATTTGATATGCGAGACCTTCTGCTATTGCAGTTTTACCTACACCGGCTTCACCAATTAGTAATGGGTTATTCTTTTTACGACGACATAAAATTTGCGCACAACGCTCTAACTCTTCGTCTCTTCCAATAAGCGGATCAATGCCACCAGTCTTCGCCAACTCATTCAAGTTAGTGCACAAGTTATCTAAACTGCTCTCAGAATCTGCACTGTTTTCTTCACCAGAATCTGCTTCGTCAGAGTCCGAGTCGTCACCGTCTTTATCAACACCATGAGAAATGAAATTAACAATATCTAGACGGCTAATATCAAAACTTTTTAGAACATAAACAGCGTGTGATTCTTGTTCACTAAATATCGCGACTAAAACATTCGCCCCGGAGACTTCTTGCTGTCCTGATGACTGAACGTGGAATACCGCTCTTTGCAATACTCTTTGGAAACCAAGTGTAGGCTGGGTGTCTAAATCTTCTTTGTCCGCTTCTTCTGGTAAATAGGGTGTAGTCTGGGCAATGAACTCGGTCAGTTCAACGCGAATTTTATCTAGGTCAGCCGAACATGCTTCTAAGGCGACTTTAGCATCTTGATTATCAAGTAATGCTATTAACAGGTGTTCTACCGTCATAAATTCATGGCGATTTATTTTAGCGTACCGAAATGCATCGTTTAACGTTACTTCTAATGCTTTATTTAACATATTAACCTACTTAATTTATGTAAACGGCTACTCTTGCTCCATCGTACACAACAATGGATGCTGACTCGCTCGTGAGTATTGATTGACTTGAGCAACCTTAGTTTCGGCAATTTCTGCTGAATATGTACCAACCACAGCTTTCCCTTCTTTGTGAACTCGAAACATAATGTGGTTCGCTCGCTCTAAATCCATAGCGAAAAACTTAAGTAAAACTTCTACTACAAAGTCCATGGGGGTGTAATCGTCATTATTCAAGATCACTTTATACATAGGTGGTCTTTTAAGTTTAGACTTAGATGCTTCCTTTGCTAAGCCGGTTCCCTGATCATTGTTGCTTAAATTTGGCATATGCCTCTGAAGCTCCATAAAATTTGTTGATTTATCTAGTATATATAAAAACTTTTATAACATTTAACAATTCGTACTTGTAAAAAATGAATTAATTGACTAATTTATCTACAGTCATTAATTAAGTATGAGTCACTCTCTCATATAATGATTAATAACTGGTTTAATTCTAAATAAGGAAGTAGAAGTATGGCAGTCGGAAAAGTGAAATGGTTCAACAACGCTAAAGGTTTCGGATTTATTCGTGAAGATGGCAAAGAAGAAGACATATTTGCTCATTTTTCAACAATAACTATGGACGGTTATAAAACGCTAAAAGCAGGCCAAGAGGTTGAGTTTGAGCTAAGTGAAGGACCCAAGGGTCTTCATGCAACCAACATAAAGCTTGATGAAAAATAACGAATACATATAGATTCCCTGAAAGGCGTTCTTTCGGGGATTTTTCCGTTCTATAGCTGTTCGTTTATTTCAACACCTACAGTGTAAACACCTGACTCTTCAAGTGTACAACGTACTACTGTGGCAGATGCCTGTAATGCAGGAAGGTCACTGTTTGTACCGTCAACTCTGCACATTATTTGCGTGCCCGGTTCTATATGCTCATCTGTTTCTATAGCCAGACCTGTTGCGCTCAAATCCCTACAGACTGCATCAATTTTTCGTCCCGCATCCGCGTCTGAAATTTCCACTTCTATACTTGTATTTACCATCATTCGAAAAAAGTTACGGTTATCGTCATATCGAATCATGCAGCCCCCTATTCCTTATGTAAGTTTTGCAAATTTTATCAATTTTTCTTTTAACTCAGCGATTTCAAATGGTTTAGTCACATAATCGTCACAGCCACTAGCAAAAGCTTCACTTTTATCCTGACTATTTTCTAATCCGGACAACATTATTATTGGTATAGCCTTTGTTTCAGGCGTATTTTTAACTAGTTTGCAAGTATCGTAGCCATCTAACCCTGGCATACAAACATCAAGCAGAAGCACATCTGGCTTGTCAGAGACAATCTTAGATAGAGCCTCTTGACCAGATTTAGCATACGATATATTAAAAGAGTCACCTAAAGTAATATTCAACATTTCAAAGTTGAAATATTCATCATCGACCAGTAAAACATTTATTTTATGCATTTGAAATCCGAAAACACCTTAATAAATTAAAAACACCAGCCAAACTTACGGGTCACTATTATTCTGCTCCCAAAATAACAATTATCAAGAAAAAATCTAGTTATAAGTTAATATTAATTAATCTAACAATTGACTTTGCTATGACTAAGCATTGAAAATAGAGATACGACAACCTGTCATAATTTAGGAATGAAAATGAAAAAAACAATTATCGCATTAGGATTAGCATTTGCGTCTGCAAGTGCAAGTGCAGCTCCTTTAGTGGACGTTTGGGCTGGAGCGTATGCATGGAATACAACCTATGAAGGCCTTGTCTCTGCAAATCCGAACAGTTTAGATCTACAAGACGATTTAAATTTAGAAGACTCCACAAATAACGTAATTTGGGCTGCATTTGAGCATCCAATCCCGGTTATTCCTAATATCCAGATAAAACAAACCACTCTCGACACTACAGGTTTTGCTCAATTTGATAATAACTACCGTTTTGGTGGCGACACGACAGGAAATGGTCGTTTAGATGTAGTGACTGACCTTTCACACACCGATTATACTTTGTACTGGGGTTTACCTTTACCAGTCGTAACGGTTGACTTCGGTTTAAACGTTCGTAAATTCGATGGTTTTGTAAACATTGGAAATGCGACGGCTGAACTTGATAGCCCAGTGCCTATGTTATTCGCACGTGTTGGAGCTGAATTACCATTTACTGGACTGGCGATAATGGGTGAAGCTAATTATGTAGGTTACGGTGATACAGACCATACAGACTTTCAAATTGTATTACGTTACACCTTGCCTATGATTCCAGTACTTGACGTTAACTTAGAGGCTGGCTATCGCTCGTTTCAGTTAAATATAGACCCTACTGACTTTGATGGTGATGAAGACGACCTAATGGCTGACATTGATATGTCTGGCGCATTTGTTGGCTTGTCTTTGCATTTCTAACTTAAAGTCTCAGTGTTGAGATAAACTGATATTTATTACTGATAAATATCAGTAATAAATATCAGTAATAAAAAAGGAAGCATGCGCTTCCTTTTTTTTGCGATATATTTTGTTAAATCGTTATGAAATTAAAGTTAGAGCGATTGTTGTACGTCCTTGATAGCTTGTTTAATTCGCTTAGACGATATAGGAAACTTTGTACCTAGTGATTGAGCAAATAGGGAAACTTTAAACTCTTCAATCATCCAGTAAATATCCTCAACGTCGCTAGGAATTGGAAACCCTTTCGGTAATTTTTTGACAAGATTGTCGTAGCCTTCATAGATTTTATCCAGTTCTATCTGCGCTTGCCGGTCTTTGACAACATCTACCTTAAGCTTTGCCTGTCTTATCTCTAATGCTTTAATATAACGTAGTAAGTCTTCTAATTTATCAACACCGGACTCACTAACAAAATCTTTATAAATTAGTGATTCTAAGTGTGCTTTTATATATGCGTTCGCCTGTATCATATCCAGTGACACTTTTCCTTTTAAGCTTTTTGCAATCTGATGACCGACATAAAGTATTTTCTCGACTTTTTGCGTTACTTCAAAAACCTTCTCGTTTAACGAAGCCCCCAGTTCTTGTTGCAAGTGGAAAAATTCAGCTTCATTCCTCGGTAAGCGCCCTGCTACTTCTTTTTCTAATGCAGCTTTTACGCAGTCTTTAATTAAAGCTTCGATTTGACCGAATGGATTAAAGTAAAGGACAAGCTTAGATTTGTTAGGTAGCTTTTTTTGCAAATGTTTGATTGGCGATGGCAAAGTTTTGATTAACAAAGCTACAACGCCCTTTAGATGCTCATGTTCTGCTTTTT from Psychrosphaera aestuarii encodes:
- a CDS encoding response regulator, giving the protein MHKINVLLVDDEYFNFEMLNITLGDSFNISYAKSGQEALSKIVSDKPDVLLLDVCMPGLDGYDTCKLVKNTPETKAIPIIMLSGLENSQDKSEAFASGCDDYVTKPFEIAELKEKLIKFAKLT
- a CDS encoding TIGR04219 family outer membrane beta-barrel protein, coding for MKKTIIALGLAFASASASAAPLVDVWAGAYAWNTTYEGLVSANPNSLDLQDDLNLEDSTNNVIWAAFEHPIPVIPNIQIKQTTLDTTGFAQFDNNYRFGGDTTGNGRLDVVTDLSHTDYTLYWGLPLPVVTVDFGLNVRKFDGFVNIGNATAELDSPVPMLFARVGAELPFTGLAIMGEANYVGYGDTDHTDFQIVLRYTLPMIPVLDVNLEAGYRSFQLNIDPTDFDGDEDDLMADIDMSGAFVGLSLHF
- a CDS encoding PilZ domain-containing protein; amino-acid sequence: MIRYDDNRNFFRMMVNTSIEVEISDADAGRKIDAVCRDLSATGLAIETDEHIEPGTQIMCRVDGTNSDLPALQASATVVRCTLEESGVYTVGVEINEQL